In a genomic window of Wyeomyia smithii strain HCP4-BCI-WySm-NY-G18 chromosome 1, ASM2978416v1, whole genome shotgun sequence:
- the LOC129717382 gene encoding uncharacterized protein LOC129717382: MVHNIWQLIAGTRESFQALFELRKDTDYFYLLKPFEVVIGYNMQSWTRRQRFGWALMVTIFLLYFLHLSWKVLSAFVVEGSFGYFTGTVCLWVICAGALTQICIFRNTRKHQDVVRAFINGRQNQTKDRHRSWDKRAKSFRFNVWFTLICIASIAFNGTCFALIGGHRKPEFTIVIDLGSDYESLSGFIQKASSTFFIIFGVTEVLNIVWITSFFNAMVTELEILVEIFDELGSDGDGASLDELVVAIGKQQQYLDCVRHLQYLTSPSFLVQYYPTQAVIALVILQFTYYRGTGLGYAYVAHAIFLSWLYWYMCNYVEILESKCIQIGEIIYNQPWYSKQHRALFRSYSLIIARSQHGLQFRCGGIFLMSMESFADLLRKSSSLLMFMMTFK; encoded by the exons ATGGTGCACAATATTTGGCAGTTGATTGCGGGCACGCGAGAATCCTTCCAGGCGTTGTTTGAACTCCGAAAGGATACCGATTATTTTTACCTGCTGAAACCGTTTGAAGTGGTCATTG GCTACAACATGCAATCGTGGACACGAAGGCAGCGCTTTGGTTGGGCTTTGATGGTTACAATATTTCTACtgtactttttacatttgaGTTGGAAGGTCTTGAGTGCTTTCGTTGTGGAGGGAAGTTTTGGGTACTTTACCGGTACCGTTTGTCTGTGGGTGATATGCGCTGGCGCCTTGACGCAGATCTGCATTTTTCGCAACACTCGGAAGCACCAGGATGTGGTTCGAGCGTTCATTAACGGTCGCCAGAATCAGACAAAGGATCGTCACCGCAGCTGGGACAAACGGGCCAAATCCTTTCGGTTCAACGTTTGGTtcaccttgatttgcattgcGTCAATCGCCTTTAACGGAACTTGCTTTGCTCTGATCGGTGGCCACCGAAAGCCTGAATTTACCATTGTGATTGATTTGGGTTCAGATTACGAGTCTTTGTCTGGATTCATTCAAAAAGCCAGCTCtacttttttcatcatttttggaGTAACGGAAGTGCTTAACATTGTTTGGATAACTTCTTTTTTTAATGCAATGGTAACGGAGTTGGAAATATTGGTAGAAATTTTCGATGAACTCGGATCCGACGGTGATGGCGCTTCATTAGACGAATTGGTTGTTGCAATAGGAAAACAGCAACAGTATTTGGATTGTGTTCGTCATTTGCAATACCTGACATCTCCCAGTTTCTTAGTACAGTATTATCCGACACAGGCGGTAATTGCCCTTGTGATTCTGCAGTTCACCTACTATCGTGGTACGGGTTTAGGGTACGCCTACGTGGCACATGCAATTTTTTTGTCATGGCTGTATTGGTACATGTGTAATTACGTTGAAATCCTCGAGAGTAAG TGCATCCAGATAGGAGAAATCATTTACAATCAACCCTGGTACTCAAAGCAGCACCGTGCATTGTTTCGTTCGTATTCGCTAATTATTGCTCGAAGTCAGCATGGATTGCAATTCCGATGCGGAGGAATTTTCCTCATGTCGATGGAATCGTTTGCCGACCTGCTGCGTAAAAGTAGCTCCTTGCTGATGTTTATGATGACCTTCAAgtag